The following DNA comes from Candidatus Micrarchaeia archaeon.
TTTTGTGTCATTGTGTTGCCTTCAATTTTGTTGGTGTTGTAAACGTATCTTGTTATCCATTGCTCCCTAATAAGTGCCTGTTCTTCAGGCGCCAGGGCATCAATGAACAACTGGTATTCTTTATTTATCATGTCTGCATCATCCAAAAGCTTGGCTAACCGCCCATCCAGGATAAAACTTTTTGATTTTAAGATTATTTCTATGTCTCCACTTTTCTGGTAATTGCTTTCGCACAATTCAATTACTTTTTTATCGCTCACCCCAACGGTATTGGTTTTTGTTGGCAATGCCCGCACCCCCTTTTCTTTAATGTGCTCCTGAAAATCCTTAAGGTTGAAGTTTGGCTTTAAGCCATGATATTCCAATAGAAGGCAAACTATAGATTCATTGATTTTAAGGCAGTATGTTTTTGGCTTTTTTGTCAGCTTAAGGACTATCCTTAGGGGGATTGCAAATTTTGTAATGGCTCTCAAATCCGCCTTGGTGAATACATCTGAGCTGATTTGAAGAGTGTTGCACAACTTTGAGATTAAACTGCCAAATTTTGGGGTTATTAAATAATGAAATTTTTCCAGGCTTATCGCCCTAAGGTTAAGTATTATCTTGTATTTCTTATTCGTTGGAACCCCAAAGTATCCATTGCCGGATTTTTTCACCAGTCCTTCATCTTCCAGTTTTTTCAAATAAATATATATATTTGGAAGGGAAGTATTCAGCTTTACGCTTATCTCTTTAGGAGTAATTCCTTGGCTTTCCGAGATGCACTTAAGAACATCATACTTTCGCATGAGTATATTGTGCATGGAAATATATATAAATATTATCCTTTTAGCTTGAAAATGCCTATTTTTGCTCATTCTTGCCAAAAATTATATATACTTATCTTCACCGCTTTGACACATTTTTCATTAATTTTCATCTCTATCACCAAAAAGAGCCTGCATTTTTGCTGAAAAGTTGCTGATTATTGCCATTCTAAACCAATTTTTTGGATAAATAAATGTAAGTGTCAAATTTACCAGGCACATGTTAATTATAAAACAGATAACCTTCTTATACTAAACTGGCGAGATTAGATATAATCTAATTCTCTTATTTTATAAATGTTTAAGATGGTATCTTTGATGTTCTATAAATACTTTATTACAAATATTTTATTATACTTTTAATTTAGAAATTAATTTTGATTTTATAAAATTCCCTTTTTCATCCATATATTGATTTAGTTCAATAACCATAAAAGATTTTGACTTAATTATTTCAAAATGGTAATTCATCCCTGTTATTTTATTTTTATATTTTGAATATTCTTTTTCAGTTATCCAAATATTTTCTCCTTTTTTAACTTTGTTTTTTAATTGTCCTTTTAAGTGAGTAATTTTAAAGAGATTCATAAAATAATGTAAAAATAATTTTTTATTTTTATAAGTTCTAACTTCTAGAATTCCTTTATATTTTATTTCTCCATTTAATCCAGTATCTTCAAATAATCTTTTATTTGCAGTTTCAAAAATAGTTTCACCAATTTTAGTTTTTGCACCTATCGGACCAAATATTCCTAAAAAAGGACGCTGATCTCTTTTTTGAAATAAATATTTATTTCCTTTTAAAGGAAATAAAAGAATATTCTGAATTGGTTGTTTTATCTTTTTTTCTTCAATTTTATTTAAATAAGTTAAATATTTTTCTCCTTTATCAGTTAATATATATCCATCTTCTCCTTTATATAAATAATTTTCTTTTACTAATTTATTTATATAATAAGAAAACTTATTTGAAGGCACCTCTCCTTTTAAATTATTAAATTTTATTTTTTTCAAATTATAAAAATTTTTTAAAATTGAAATTTGGGTTTTATTCATTTTGCCACCTCTTTTTTAAATTAAAACATTTAAATTTAACAGCATTAATTAAACTTACTCTAACACCTTCTCTTTTTAAAATACAATTTGAAATGCTTCTAAATTTCTTTTTTGAATCTGGAATTTGATTTTCTGAATTATATAAAT
Coding sequences within:
- a CDS encoding Fic family protein; protein product: MRKYDVLKCISESQGITPKEISVKLNTSLPNIYIYLKKLEDEGLVKKSGNGYFGVPTNKKYKIILNLRAISLEKFHYLITPKFGSLISKLCNTLQISSDVFTKADLRAITKFAIPLRIVLKLTKKPKTYCLKINESIVCLLLEYHGLKPNFNLKDFQEHIKEKGVRALPTKTNTVGVSDKKVIELCESNYQKSGDIEIILKSKSFILDGRLAKLLDDADMINKEYQLFIDALAPEEQALIREQWITRYVYNTNKIEGNTMTQKDVALAISKKNIEGNYSKKELYETNNTYQGLVFLERKLKEEISEELIKELHFLVQMNIDPNNGEYKNIYNYVGALSPTTPPQHVRERMKMLVAWYHENKGSMHPLVLASMFHMQYELIHPFEDGNGRVGRLLMNKILEMNGYLPLIISEKNKQNYYQSLENRSIPMFLLCILAEFIEDYKR